The following are from one region of the Sandaracinus amylolyticus genome:
- a CDS encoding WGR domain-containing protein has product MAKAKAWKTGSPGEPSFPDDFEIAKRAVLQLTDVVNNNNKYYGIELHRGGTKYRVFTHYGRTDDLETNPNAGAKESRYFDDLGSADACYAQIYKEKTAPSKGYKEVSLASSKIGSHKARGTSSGQIDDRTLEKIEGEKEKRAAIPKSALPPGVQSMLQYIYDEATNALTTTVAAKITAHGIETPLGVLTIGQIDRGEAILNQAFKVFEERGTKAQADLSRLSSDFYSAIPHRLGRTRAEIQSAVLDSLEEFAAKQETLQLMRDMLQVNGESGSVLFDSEIDAKYKALNCEVGWIEPGTGPWKEIADYVERSQIKSKSVKVRNVMTLKRAGEHEAFVDGVGNHRMLFHGSRIKNWVGILSRGILLPKIVVSMGVKRTDAGWLGNGIYFGDAACTSAFYTSPGKKGTRFMSVARVALGKAAEYTKITYGLNGPPDGFDSCHGVRNKPGASSQFADDEYVVYRTQQQRLEYLVEFTA; this is encoded by the coding sequence ATGGCCAAGGCGAAGGCGTGGAAGACGGGCAGCCCAGGGGAGCCCTCGTTCCCCGACGATTTCGAGATCGCGAAGCGCGCCGTCCTGCAGCTCACCGACGTCGTCAACAACAACAACAAATACTACGGCATCGAGCTGCACCGCGGCGGGACCAAGTACCGCGTCTTCACGCACTACGGCCGCACCGACGACCTCGAGACGAACCCCAACGCGGGCGCGAAGGAGAGCCGCTACTTCGACGATCTCGGCTCCGCCGACGCCTGCTACGCGCAGATCTACAAAGAGAAGACTGCGCCTTCGAAGGGCTACAAAGAGGTCTCGCTCGCCTCGAGCAAGATCGGCTCGCACAAGGCGCGCGGCACGAGCAGCGGACAGATCGACGATCGCACGCTCGAGAAGATCGAGGGCGAGAAGGAGAAGCGCGCCGCGATCCCGAAGTCCGCGCTGCCGCCCGGCGTGCAGTCGATGCTCCAGTACATCTACGACGAGGCGACGAACGCGCTCACGACGACCGTCGCCGCGAAGATCACCGCGCACGGCATCGAGACGCCGCTCGGCGTGCTGACGATCGGACAGATCGATCGCGGCGAGGCGATCCTCAACCAAGCGTTCAAGGTGTTCGAGGAGCGCGGCACGAAGGCGCAGGCCGACCTCTCGCGCTTGTCGAGCGACTTCTACTCCGCGATCCCCCACCGCCTCGGCCGCACGCGCGCGGAGATCCAGTCGGCGGTGCTCGACTCGCTCGAGGAGTTCGCGGCGAAGCAGGAGACCCTGCAGCTCATGCGCGACATGCTCCAGGTCAACGGCGAGAGCGGCAGCGTGCTCTTCGATTCGGAGATCGACGCGAAGTACAAGGCGCTCAACTGCGAGGTCGGCTGGATCGAGCCGGGCACCGGGCCTTGGAAGGAGATCGCCGACTACGTCGAGCGCTCGCAGATCAAGAGCAAGAGCGTGAAGGTGCGCAACGTGATGACGCTGAAGCGCGCCGGCGAGCACGAGGCGTTCGTCGACGGCGTCGGCAACCACCGCATGCTCTTCCACGGATCGCGGATCAAGAACTGGGTCGGCATCCTGTCGCGCGGGATCCTGCTGCCGAAGATCGTCGTCAGCATGGGCGTGAAGCGCACCGACGCGGGCTGGCTCGGGAACGGCATCTACTTCGGCGACGCGGCGTGCACGAGCGCGTTCTACACGTCGCCCGGCAAGAAGGGCACGCGCTTCATGAGCGTCGCGCGCGTCGCGCTCGGCAAGGCGGCCGAGTACACGAAGATCACCTACGGGCTGAACGGCCCGCCCGACGGCTTCGACTCCTGCCACGGCGTGCGCAACAAGCCGGGCGCGTCCTCGCAGTTCGCCGACGACGAGTACGTCGTCTATCGCACGCAGCAGCAGCGCCTCGAGTACCTCGTCGAGTTCACGGCCTGA
- a CDS encoding BRCT domain-containing protein: protein MEFPPERRLTRVLGITVTVGKSGKLTPVAELAPVRLAQTTVVRASLHNFVELDRKDVRVGDWVAVEKAGDIIPQVALAEHALRAPGTAPFTVPSVCPSCGGALEREEIFLFCTSPRCPDQLRERLAHFASRKAMDVEGLGDSVIDQLVTKLAVRTPDQLFALHARDLAALERMGDKSAQKIAERLEGAKDRGLTRVLHGLAIRHVGETLARDLALHFRTMDALLAFSDRYVAGDESAIAEVAPNNGTGVVPGLARRSADVIFAVLASPAMREIVRGLASHGVRLDAIEERAVAVEGVAGKTFVLTGTLPSLSREAASARIRAAGGRVSSAVSKKTDYVVAGAEAGTKLEQAQSLGVAVLDEGALVELLAGGPVARS from the coding sequence GTGGAATTCCCGCCGGAGCGGCGCCTCACGCGCGTGCTCGGCATCACGGTGACGGTCGGCAAGTCGGGCAAGCTCACGCCGGTCGCGGAGCTCGCGCCGGTGCGCCTCGCGCAGACGACGGTGGTGCGCGCGAGCCTGCACAACTTCGTCGAGCTCGACCGCAAGGACGTGCGCGTCGGCGACTGGGTCGCGGTGGAGAAGGCGGGCGACATCATCCCGCAGGTCGCGCTCGCGGAGCACGCGCTGCGCGCGCCGGGCACCGCGCCGTTCACCGTGCCGAGCGTGTGTCCGTCGTGCGGCGGCGCGCTGGAGCGCGAGGAGATCTTCCTCTTCTGCACGAGCCCGCGCTGTCCCGATCAGCTGCGCGAGCGGCTCGCCCACTTCGCGTCGCGCAAGGCGATGGACGTCGAGGGGCTCGGGGACTCGGTGATCGATCAGCTCGTGACCAAGCTCGCGGTGCGCACGCCGGATCAGCTCTTCGCGCTGCACGCGCGCGATCTCGCCGCGCTCGAGCGGATGGGCGACAAGAGCGCGCAGAAGATCGCGGAGCGCCTCGAGGGCGCGAAGGATCGCGGGCTCACGCGCGTGCTCCACGGCCTCGCGATCCGTCACGTGGGCGAGACGCTCGCGCGCGATCTCGCGCTGCACTTCCGCACGATGGACGCGCTGCTCGCGTTCTCCGATCGCTACGTCGCAGGCGACGAGAGCGCGATCGCGGAGGTCGCGCCCAACAACGGGACCGGCGTCGTCCCGGGGCTCGCGCGCCGCAGCGCGGACGTGATCTTCGCGGTGCTCGCGTCTCCCGCGATGCGTGAGATCGTGCGCGGCCTCGCGTCGCACGGCGTGAGGCTCGACGCGATCGAGGAGCGCGCGGTCGCGGTCGAGGGCGTCGCGGGCAAGACGTTCGTGCTCACCGGGACGCTGCCGAGCCTCTCGCGCGAAGCGGCGAGCGCGCGCATCCGAGCGGCGGGCGGGCGCGTGTCGAGCGCGGTGAGCAAGAAGACGGACTACGTCGTCGCGGGCGCGGAAGCGGGCACGAAGCTCGAGCAGGCGCAGAGCCTCGGGGTCGCGGTGCTCGACGAGGGCGCGCTCGTCGAGCTGCTCGCGGGAGGTCCAGTCGCGAGGTCGTGA
- the rpiB gene encoding ribose 5-phosphate isomerase B: MSSSDSIVIACDHAGLPLKQEIVTALQELGRTFEDLGTHDTASVDYPDYARRASSLVAEGKHRFAVLICGSGVGMAIAANKLPHIRAVVCSEPYSAAMSRRHNDANVLCMGARVVGPGLAREILEAFLGQQFEGGRHQRRVDKLEAC; this comes from the coding sequence ATGTCGTCGTCGGACTCGATCGTCATCGCTTGTGATCACGCCGGACTGCCGCTGAAGCAAGAGATCGTGACCGCGCTCCAGGAGCTCGGCCGCACGTTCGAAGACCTCGGGACGCACGACACTGCCTCGGTCGACTATCCCGACTATGCCCGTCGCGCCTCGTCGCTGGTCGCGGAGGGCAAGCACCGGTTCGCGGTGCTGATCTGCGGGAGCGGCGTCGGGATGGCGATCGCGGCGAACAAGCTGCCGCACATCCGCGCGGTGGTGTGCAGCGAGCCCTACAGCGCGGCGATGTCGCGCCGGCACAACGACGCGAACGTGCTCTGCATGGGCGCGCGCGTGGTCGGACCGGGCCTGGCGCGCGAGATCCTCGAGGCGTTCCTCGGACAACAGTTCGAAGGCGGTCGCCACCAGCGCCGCGTCGACAAGCTCGAGGCGTGCTGA
- a CDS encoding glycosyltransferase has product MLPWIVLGCAVFAYGFFGLGAIATLRHTKRRARSIEAERLPAVSLLKPLKGVEESLEENLESFFTQDYGGPIEIVFATAEPDDYALPVARRVAARYPEIDVRFVLSDPDYGLNPKVANLAGALRAAKHDLVLQSDANVRARPDYLRRVVSELVEEDGALLSSMVVGVGERSPGAAMENLQLSAMIAPSTCFALHYFGVTCVIGKSMLFKRSVLAELGGLERVKDVLAEDYLLGRAFEKAGRRVILSTTVAENVNHEVSIDRFMSRHARWLKMRAVIHPPAFVADLFANPVGLGVIATVLSGFDVRFVAALLALVIAKASTDAMLLRRTRGEAMPWKLLACAPLKDVLLLAIWPYAAISRSIEWRGTRLRLGWQTRLRPDDGALAVRVARRLIGRVG; this is encoded by the coding sequence ATGCTGCCCTGGATCGTGCTCGGTTGCGCGGTGTTCGCGTACGGTTTCTTCGGGCTCGGCGCGATCGCGACGCTGCGGCACACGAAGCGACGCGCCCGTTCGATCGAGGCCGAGCGTCTCCCAGCGGTCTCGCTGCTCAAGCCGCTCAAGGGGGTCGAGGAGTCGCTCGAGGAGAACCTCGAGTCGTTCTTCACGCAGGACTACGGCGGGCCGATCGAGATCGTGTTCGCGACCGCCGAGCCCGACGACTATGCGCTGCCGGTCGCGCGTCGGGTCGCGGCGCGATACCCCGAGATCGACGTGCGCTTCGTGCTCTCGGATCCGGATTACGGGCTCAACCCGAAGGTCGCGAACCTCGCGGGCGCGCTGCGCGCGGCGAAGCACGATCTCGTGCTGCAGAGCGACGCGAACGTGCGCGCGCGGCCCGACTACCTGCGCCGCGTGGTGAGCGAGCTGGTCGAAGAGGACGGCGCGCTGCTCTCGAGCATGGTCGTCGGCGTGGGCGAACGATCGCCGGGCGCGGCGATGGAGAACCTGCAGCTCTCGGCGATGATCGCGCCCTCGACCTGCTTCGCGCTGCACTACTTCGGCGTCACGTGCGTGATCGGCAAGTCGATGCTGTTCAAGCGCAGCGTGCTCGCGGAGCTCGGCGGGCTCGAGCGCGTGAAGGACGTGCTCGCGGAGGACTACCTGCTCGGGCGCGCGTTCGAGAAGGCGGGGCGCAGGGTGATCCTGTCGACGACGGTCGCGGAGAACGTGAACCACGAGGTGTCGATCGATCGGTTCATGAGCCGTCACGCGCGCTGGCTGAAGATGCGCGCGGTGATCCATCCGCCTGCGTTCGTCGCGGACCTCTTCGCGAACCCGGTGGGGCTCGGGGTGATCGCGACGGTGCTCTCGGGCTTCGACGTGCGCTTCGTGGCGGCGCTGCTCGCGCTGGTGATCGCGAAGGCGAGCACGGACGCGATGCTGCTGCGTCGGACGCGCGGCGAGGCGATGCCGTGGAAGCTGCTGGCGTGCGCGCCGCTCAAGGACGTGCTGCTGCTGGCGATCTGGCCCTATGCGGCGATCTCGCGGTCGATCGAGTGGCGCGGGACTCGGCTGCGGCTCGGGTGGCAGACGCGGCTTCGGCCGGATGATGGGGCGCTCGCGGTGCGGGTGGCTCGTCGGCTGATCGGGCGCGTGGGGTGA
- a CDS encoding macro domain-containing protein — MLVKVVLCDVNPKVINAWRATFEENPEVEIVHGSMLDMSTSAWVSPTNSAGRMDGGLDLVIKNYLGVGIEKTLQRTIKDRYTGRMPVGHAACTPTERVQPRFLISTPTMVSSSEDISATMNVALACAAAFQAVHIQNTVEPGTIRSVALPGLGANTGRVPAEICADLMWTAYDLFREHAFTDFAAVRQALESILGDLGPTSTQYKQKAAPGLSQMGITPSKPTIGGALEDFDDSEFEDDEDFSDDE, encoded by the coding sequence ATGCTGGTCAAAGTGGTCCTCTGCGACGTGAACCCGAAGGTGATCAACGCGTGGCGCGCGACCTTCGAGGAGAACCCCGAGGTCGAGATCGTGCACGGCTCGATGCTCGACATGTCGACGAGCGCGTGGGTGAGCCCGACGAACTCCGCGGGCCGCATGGACGGCGGGCTCGATCTCGTGATCAAGAACTACCTCGGCGTCGGCATCGAGAAGACGCTGCAGCGCACGATCAAGGATCGCTACACCGGGCGCATGCCGGTCGGTCACGCGGCGTGCACGCCGACGGAGCGCGTGCAGCCGCGCTTCCTGATCTCGACGCCGACGATGGTCTCGTCGTCGGAGGACATCAGCGCGACGATGAACGTCGCGCTCGCATGCGCCGCGGCGTTCCAGGCGGTGCACATCCAGAACACGGTCGAGCCCGGCACGATCCGATCGGTCGCGCTCCCCGGGCTCGGCGCGAACACGGGGAGGGTGCCCGCGGAGATCTGCGCGGACCTGATGTGGACCGCGTACGACCTGTTCCGCGAGCACGCGTTCACCGACTTCGCAGCGGTGCGCCAGGCGCTCGAGAGCATCCTCGGCGACCTCGGGCCGACCTCGACGCAGTACAAGCAGAAGGCTGCGCCCGGCCTCTCGCAGATGGGCATCACGCCTTCGAAGCCGACGATCGGTGGTGCGCTCGAGGACTTCGACGACTCGGAGTTCGAGGACGACGAAGACTTCAGCGACGATGAATGA
- a CDS encoding choice-of-anchor I family protein: protein MTKTKHVAVGILCVGALVLGACTGERGPAGADGTDGQDGTNGMDGTDGMDGTDGTDGSDGMDGTDGMDGTDGMDGEDGAPIAAGIFLNRVGRYESGLFGVGGAEIVAFDAITDRLFVVNAANATVDVLDLADPTAPTLIDTIEVGTAIPGRTLGSANSVSVARGTLAVAIEAEPSQQPGVVAFYSTSTLALLGTVDVGALPDMLTFTPDGNRVLVANEGEPSTDYTVDPEGSVSVIDVSAGFAAPTATAVRFTALDDDAATLRAAGVRIYGTNATVSQDFEPEYIATDGSTAWVTLQENNALAMIDLTATPPAVTRVVALGLKDHMLPGNELDPSDRDNRVSLRAWPVYGMYQPDTIALYVANDTPYLITANEGDARAYDALNEETRVGSVTLDPTAFPDATTLRANAALGRLRITSRDGDTDGDGDFDELHAFGARSFSIWNGVSGALVYDSANEIEVVTARRLGRDFNNANDENAGDSRSDDKGPEPEAVAVGEIDGVTYAFVGLERTGGVMVYDVSHPESPRFVQYVNERDFRAEDAEDAGDLGPECVVFVSAANSPTGVPLVIVGNEISGSTSIYAVRVAGR, encoded by the coding sequence ATGACGAAGACGAAGCACGTCGCGGTCGGGATCCTGTGCGTGGGCGCGCTGGTGCTCGGCGCGTGTACCGGTGAGCGAGGGCCAGCGGGCGCCGACGGCACGGACGGCCAGGACGGCACGAACGGAATGGACGGTACCGATGGAATGGACGGCACCGACGGAACCGATGGCAGTGACGGGATGGACGGTACCGACGGAATGGACGGCACCGACGGAATGGATGGCGAGGACGGTGCGCCGATCGCCGCGGGCATCTTCCTGAACCGCGTCGGTCGCTACGAGAGCGGGCTCTTCGGCGTGGGCGGCGCGGAGATCGTCGCGTTCGACGCGATCACCGATCGCCTCTTCGTCGTGAACGCCGCGAACGCGACCGTCGACGTGCTGGACCTCGCCGACCCGACCGCGCCCACGCTGATCGACACCATCGAGGTCGGCACCGCGATCCCGGGCCGCACGCTCGGCAGCGCGAACAGCGTCTCGGTCGCGCGGGGAACGCTCGCGGTCGCCATCGAGGCCGAGCCCTCGCAGCAGCCCGGCGTCGTCGCGTTCTACTCGACGTCGACGCTCGCGCTGCTCGGCACCGTCGACGTCGGCGCGCTCCCCGACATGCTGACGTTCACGCCCGACGGCAACCGCGTGCTCGTCGCGAACGAAGGCGAGCCGAGCACCGACTACACCGTCGATCCCGAGGGCTCGGTGTCGGTCATCGACGTGAGCGCCGGCTTCGCCGCGCCGACCGCGACCGCGGTGCGCTTCACCGCGCTCGACGACGACGCCGCGACGCTGCGCGCCGCGGGCGTGCGCATCTACGGCACGAACGCGACGGTCTCGCAGGACTTCGAGCCCGAGTACATCGCGACCGACGGCAGCACCGCGTGGGTCACGCTGCAGGAGAACAACGCGCTCGCGATGATCGATCTGACCGCGACGCCCCCCGCGGTGACGCGCGTCGTCGCGCTCGGGCTCAAGGATCACATGCTGCCCGGCAACGAGCTCGACCCGAGCGATCGCGACAACCGCGTGAGCCTCCGCGCCTGGCCCGTGTACGGCATGTACCAGCCCGACACGATCGCGCTCTACGTCGCGAACGACACGCCGTACCTCATCACCGCGAACGAAGGCGATGCGCGCGCGTACGACGCGCTGAACGAGGAGACGCGCGTCGGCAGCGTCACGCTCGATCCGACCGCGTTCCCCGACGCGACCACGCTGCGCGCGAACGCCGCGCTCGGCCGCCTTCGCATCACCAGCCGCGACGGCGACACCGACGGCGACGGCGACTTCGACGAGCTGCACGCGTTCGGCGCGCGCTCGTTCTCCATCTGGAACGGCGTGAGCGGCGCGCTCGTCTACGACAGCGCGAACGAGATCGAGGTCGTCACCGCGCGTCGCCTCGGTCGCGACTTCAACAACGCGAACGACGAGAACGCGGGCGACTCGCGCTCCGACGACAAGGGCCCGGAGCCCGAGGCCGTCGCGGTCGGAGAGATCGACGGCGTGACCTACGCGTTCGTCGGCCTCGAGCGCACCGGCGGCGTGATGGTCTACGACGTGAGCCACCCCGAGAGCCCGCGCTTCGTCCAGTACGTGAACGAGCGCGACTTCCGCGCGGAAGACGCCGAGGACGCGGGCGATCTCGGGCCCGAGTGCGTCGTGTTCGTCTCCGCGGCGAACAGCCCGACCGGCGTGCCGCTCGTCATCGTCGGCAACGAGATCAGCGGCTCGACGTCGATCTACGCGGTGCGCGTCGCGGGCCGCTGA
- the rpmF gene encoding 50S ribosomal protein L32, with protein sequence MAVPKRRTTRSKRNMRRANHDKVAAPTIVACANCGAMTVPHRVCEACGHYGGRQVKEKGQAESES encoded by the coding sequence GTGGCCGTTCCGAAGCGCCGTACCACCCGTTCCAAGCGCAACATGCGTCGCGCGAACCACGACAAGGTCGCCGCCCCGACGATCGTCGCCTGCGCCAATTGCGGCGCGATGACGGTCCCGCACCGGGTGTGCGAGGCCTGCGGCCACTACGGCGGCCGTCAGGTGAAGGAAAAGGGCCAGGCCGAGAGCGAGTCCTGA
- a CDS encoding acyl carrier protein, with amino-acid sequence MEIADKVKEIVSQQLDVDVAQIKPESQFIDDLGADSLAIVELVLAFEEQFEIDIPDEDTEKIRTVGDAISYISTRTKK; translated from the coding sequence ATGGAGATCGCAGACAAGGTCAAGGAGATCGTCTCGCAGCAGCTCGACGTCGACGTCGCGCAGATCAAGCCGGAGTCGCAATTCATCGACGACCTCGGCGCCGACTCGCTCGCGATCGTGGAGCTCGTGCTCGCGTTCGAAGAGCAGTTCGAGATCGACATCCCGGACGAGGACACCGAGAAGATCCGCACGGTCGGCGACGCGATTTCCTATATCTCGACGCGTACCAAGAAGTGA
- a CDS encoding methylated-DNA--[protein]-cysteine S-methyltransferase: MRTAASTTDEQPITPGWGVLDLAHLGRLHLAWSAHGLVWIEQLALDVDHDARVRWLPEVPRDASAVEVPARFAAPLRAFDSGAPIDPATLDVDLRGTEFQNRVWSALRAVGRGQVRTYAGLAADAGSPRAMRAVGMAMSRNPIPIVVPCHRIIAQGSRIGGYTGGLPRKRVLLALEGVGIEGDRVIGSQLSLL, encoded by the coding sequence ATGCGGACCGCGGCGAGCACGACGGACGAGCAACCTATCACCCCGGGGTGGGGCGTGCTCGATCTCGCGCACCTCGGCCGGCTGCACCTCGCGTGGAGCGCGCACGGCCTCGTGTGGATCGAGCAGCTCGCGCTCGACGTCGATCACGACGCGCGCGTGCGCTGGCTGCCCGAGGTGCCGCGCGATGCGAGCGCGGTCGAGGTGCCCGCGCGCTTCGCCGCTCCGCTGCGCGCGTTCGACTCGGGCGCGCCGATCGATCCTGCGACGCTCGACGTCGATCTCCGCGGCACCGAGTTCCAGAACCGCGTGTGGTCCGCGCTCCGCGCGGTGGGCCGCGGCCAGGTTCGCACGTACGCCGGGCTCGCTGCCGACGCGGGCTCGCCGCGCGCGATGCGCGCGGTCGGGATGGCGATGTCGCGAAACCCGATCCCGATCGTCGTGCCCTGTCATCGCATCATCGCGCAGGGCTCGCGCATCGGCGGCTACACCGGAGGCCTTCCGCGCAAGCGCGTGCTCCTCGCGCTCGAGGGCGTCGGCATCGAGGGTGATCGCGTGATCGGATCCCAGCTCTCGTTGCTGTGA
- a CDS encoding YceD family protein yields MAEFEIKVLELEAGGKQYDFPLRRGWLDASLGLADAKPGDALKADPAQPDGVVSVWAEKSGEDVVVRGRVKTHLIAECARCLGEAHVPVDTAITALFTLRSETLRPVADEEDLTPEELDTEFYRGDTVALDALVREHVLLEVPMQTLCSETCTGLEVPAAIRGPADLHEAPIHEGKKVDPRLAPLMDLMDKTKKKGS; encoded by the coding sequence ATGGCGGAATTCGAGATCAAGGTGCTCGAGCTCGAAGCGGGCGGGAAGCAGTACGACTTCCCGCTCCGCCGCGGGTGGCTCGATGCATCGCTCGGTCTCGCCGACGCGAAGCCCGGTGACGCGCTCAAGGCCGATCCCGCACAGCCCGACGGCGTGGTGTCCGTCTGGGCCGAGAAGAGCGGTGAGGACGTGGTCGTGCGCGGCCGCGTCAAGACGCACCTGATCGCCGAGTGCGCCCGCTGCCTCGGCGAGGCGCACGTCCCGGTGGACACCGCGATCACCGCGCTCTTCACCCTGCGCAGCGAGACCCTTCGTCCCGTCGCGGACGAAGAGGACCTCACGCCCGAGGAGCTCGACACCGAGTTCTATCGCGGCGACACCGTCGCGCTCGACGCGCTCGTCCGCGAGCACGTGCTGCTCGAGGTGCCGATGCAGACGCTCTGCAGCGAGACCTGCACGGGCCTCGAGGTCCCCGCCGCCATCCGCGGCCCGGCCGACCTCCACGAGGCGCCGATCCACGAAGGAAAGAAGGTCGATCCGCGCCTCGCGCCGCTGATGGACCTGATGGACAAGACGAAGAAGAAGGGCTCCTGA
- the fabF gene encoding beta-ketoacyl-ACP synthase II: MRRVVVTGVGAVSPVGADVETTWQALLAGKSGIGPIQRFDASTFACRIAGECLDFDPEKYIEKKRLREGDRFIHLAMGASVQAVENSGLLATALSEDDLERVGTFIGVGLCGLELIERMKETLLEKGPRRISPYFIPAAISNLAPGHVSMRYGFKGPNYTTTSACSSGAHAVGEAFRWIQRGDIDVAVAGGAESTISGLGVGGFTAMRALSERNDEPQRASRPFDRDRDGFVMAEGAGVMILEERERAIARGANILCEILGYGATSDAYHLTQPAPEGEGAQRAMKNALRDGKIDLERVHYVNAHATSTPTGDKQELQALKKIFGERALGRKDANGVWISATKSMTGHLLGAAGGIEAVFAVLALRDGAVPPTINLENPDDEAEGMDLVPHEARRRAMDVVLSNSFGFGGTNVTLAFGKH; the protein is encoded by the coding sequence ATGCGTAGGGTGGTGGTCACGGGGGTGGGCGCGGTGAGCCCGGTGGGCGCGGACGTCGAGACCACCTGGCAGGCGCTGCTCGCCGGCAAGAGCGGCATCGGGCCGATCCAGCGCTTCGACGCGAGCACGTTCGCGTGCCGCATCGCGGGTGAGTGCCTCGACTTCGATCCCGAGAAGTACATCGAGAAGAAGCGCCTCCGCGAAGGCGACCGCTTCATCCACCTCGCGATGGGCGCGTCGGTGCAGGCGGTCGAGAACTCGGGCCTGCTCGCGACCGCGCTCTCGGAGGACGATCTCGAGCGCGTCGGCACGTTCATCGGCGTCGGCCTCTGCGGCCTCGAGCTGATCGAGCGCATGAAGGAGACGCTGCTCGAGAAGGGCCCCCGCCGCATCTCGCCGTACTTCATCCCCGCGGCGATCTCGAACCTCGCGCCGGGCCACGTCTCGATGCGCTACGGGTTCAAGGGCCCGAATTACACGACGACGAGCGCGTGCTCGTCGGGCGCGCACGCGGTCGGTGAGGCGTTCCGCTGGATCCAGCGCGGCGACATCGACGTCGCGGTCGCGGGCGGCGCGGAGAGCACGATCAGCGGCCTCGGCGTCGGTGGCTTCACGGCGATGCGCGCGCTCAGCGAGCGCAACGACGAGCCGCAGCGCGCGAGCCGTCCCTTCGATCGTGACCGCGACGGCTTCGTGATGGCCGAGGGCGCGGGCGTGATGATCCTCGAGGAGCGCGAGCGCGCGATCGCGCGCGGCGCGAACATCCTCTGCGAGATCCTCGGCTACGGCGCGACGAGCGACGCGTACCACCTGACGCAGCCGGCCCCCGAGGGCGAGGGCGCGCAGCGTGCGATGAAGAACGCGCTCCGCGACGGCAAGATCGACCTCGAGCGCGTGCACTACGTCAACGCGCACGCGACCAGCACGCCGACCGGCGACAAGCAGGAGCTGCAGGCGCTCAAGAAGATCTTCGGCGAGCGCGCGCTGGGGCGGAAGGACGCGAACGGCGTCTGGATCTCGGCGACGAAGAGCATGACCGGGCACCTGCTCGGCGCGGCCGGCGGCATCGAGGCGGTGTTCGCGGTGCTCGCGCTGCGCGACGGTGCGGTGCCGCCGACGATCAACCTCGAGAACCCCGACGACGAGGCCGAGGGCATGGATCTCGTGCCGCACGAGGCGCGTCGTCGTGCGATGGACGTGGTGCTCTCGAACAGCTTCGGGTTCGGCGGCACGAACGTCACGCTTGCCTTCGGCAAGCACTAG
- a CDS encoding 3-oxoacyl-ACP reductase family protein, whose product MFDLKDRVALVTGGSRGIGRACCIALAKQGAYVAINYSSNEGAAAQTLDLVRAAGGDGEISRFDVADPEACDQAVTDLVKRKGRLDILVNNAGIAVDQLLIRIKPEELEKTFSTNVAGSLWCAKAAMRPMMKAKRGRIINLSSVVAESGNPGQAVYSASKAALLGLTKTLAREYASRGITVNAVAPGFIETDMTSSLPEQAKQAIVAQTPLGRQGTAEEVAAAVVFLASDEASYVTGQTIRVNGGMYV is encoded by the coding sequence GTGTTCGATCTGAAGGACAGAGTCGCGCTGGTCACCGGTGGCTCGCGCGGCATCGGCCGTGCGTGCTGCATCGCGCTCGCGAAGCAGGGCGCGTACGTCGCGATCAACTACTCGAGCAACGAGGGCGCAGCAGCGCAGACCCTTGACCTCGTGCGGGCGGCGGGCGGCGACGGCGAGATCAGCCGGTTCGACGTGGCGGATCCCGAGGCGTGCGACCAAGCGGTCACCGACCTCGTGAAGCGCAAGGGACGCCTCGACATCCTCGTGAACAACGCGGGGATCGCGGTCGATCAGCTGCTCATCCGCATCAAGCCGGAGGAGCTCGAGAAGACGTTCTCCACGAACGTCGCGGGCTCGCTCTGGTGCGCGAAGGCGGCGATGCGCCCGATGATGAAGGCCAAGCGCGGCCGCATCATCAACCTGTCGAGCGTCGTGGCCGAGTCGGGCAACCCCGGGCAGGCCGTGTACTCGGCCAGCAAGGCCGCTCTGCTGGGGTTGACGAAGACGCTCGCGCGGGAGTACGCCTCGCGCGGCATCACGGTCAACGCCGTGGCGCCCGGCTTCATCGAGACGGACATGACGTCGAGCCTGCCGGAGCAGGCGAAGCAGGCGATCGTCGCCCAGACCCCGCTCGGGCGTCAGGGCACGGCGGAGGAGGTGGCCGCCGCGGTCGTCTTCCTCGCGAGCGACGAGGCCTCGTACGTCACGGGTCAGACCATCCGCGTCAACGGCGGCATGTACGTGTGA